The following are encoded in a window of Coleofasciculaceae cyanobacterium genomic DNA:
- a CDS encoding RusA family crossover junction endodeoxyribonuclease: MSRRDRWAERPCIIRYYQFKDELNRLWGNREIVQPCHLVFHLSMPNSWSSSKREKKLGQPHQQKPDIDNLIKAFFDCLLVDDSHIYDVRGSKYWSNTGSIEVMDNI, encoded by the coding sequence ATGTCTCGTCGGGATAGATGGGCGGAACGTCCTTGTATAATCAGATATTACCAGTTTAAGGATGAGCTTAATAGGTTGTGGGGCAACAGAGAAATCGTTCAACCTTGCCACCTTGTATTTCACCTGTCTATGCCTAATAGCTGGAGCAGCTCCAAACGAGAAAAAAAGCTAGGTCAACCTCATCAACAAAAACCAGACATCGACAACCTAATCAAAGCATTTTTCGACTGCCTTTTAGTTGATGATTCCCACATATATGATGTGCGAGGCAGTAAGTATTGGTCTAACACTGGTTCGATTGAAGTTATGGATAATATATAA